One Ricinus communis isolate WT05 ecotype wild-type chromosome 2, ASM1957865v1, whole genome shotgun sequence DNA segment encodes these proteins:
- the LOC8286055 gene encoding uncharacterized protein LOC8286055 isoform X2, translating into MERLKSVIPDSIKQIIADSNPDVLPSTSSSLLHFLMNLSQFHQMIRDLVDPEAALCAKNKDAAMELKLKANKCYKSGDHATALACYSQALRIAPVDAFEMDKNLVATLYLNRASLFHKIGLLLECVRDCNRALQISPTYAKAWYRRGKANAGLGNYEYAVCDLNVAKNVELSFSGKKQIENELKIIAGQCAGSASRSFNHIDNSLGSFNLSCQMTHSEYKLLRVTTPDKGRGMASGCDIPQASLVHVEKPYALIVLKNCRDTHCHYCLKELPADTVPCLSCSVPLYCSQLCQVHAGGKTMSYCNTKDGIDESLPDDVKEHITEVALHSPSDPDAESFPEHKHECLGVNWPTVLPTDIVLAGRLLAKSISEIGSMEGTLDLSHSYSQINPEGKLELHIFAIVLLCCLQHSFGFELPINGVSLSQAIILVSQVRVNAMAVVRMKSVDAHCPSDHLVKLSHSGDALTSSVEQVPVGQAIYTAGSLFNHSCQPNVHAYFLSRTLFIRTTEHLATGCPLELSYGPQVGQRDCKDRLKFLQDKYSFRCHCNGCSIVNLSDLVQNAFRCIDLNCVGVVLDRSVINSEIKKLKNFPRAPERQRLDLCLQVDDLAHLALELSNGPLHIQPGCCLNCGSYCDLEAVHEGMRTAWIYFKRLQDAIVVKKISTTVITDASRALGALRSILHAYNKHIAEAEDILAQAFCLVEDFQSARDHCRASIKLSMGDLSAVDSINRLGAIFERYFGSHADFIFPYLQTLREKLAN; encoded by the exons ATGGAGAGGCTCAAGTCTGTCATACCTGACAGTATTAAACAGATAATTGCAGATAGCAATCCTGATGTACTTCCATCAACATCTTCTTCACTTCTTCACTTCCTCATGAACTTGTCACAGTTTCACCAG ATGATTAGAGATTTGGTAGACCCAGAGGCTGCTCTTTGTGCTAAGAACAAGGATGCAGCTATGGAATTGAAGCTAAAGGCCAACAAATGCTATAAGAGTGGCGACCATGCGACGGCTTTGGCTTGCTATTCCCAG GCATTGCGCATTGCTCCGGTAGATGCTTTTGAAATGGATAAAAATCTGGTTGCAACATTATATCTGAACCGGGCTTCTCTATTCCAT AAAATAGGGCTTCTACTGGAGTGTGTAAGAGATTGCAATCGTGCACTGCAAATTTCTCCAACCTATGCAAAG GCGTGGTACAGGAGGGGCAAGGCAAATGCTGGTTTAGGAAACTATGAATATGCAGTTTGTGACTTAAATGTTGCGAAAAATGTGGAGTTGTCATTTAGtggaaagaaacaaatagaaaatgaactGAAGATAATTGCAGGCCAATGTGCAGGCTCAGCCAGTAGATCATTTAACCATATTGATAATAGCTTGGGGAGCTTCA ATCTTTCATGCCAGATGACACACTCAGAATACAAGCTGTTACGTGTAACCACTCCAGACAAAGGAAGAGGCATGGCCTCAGGATGTGATATTCCTCAAGCTTCGTTGGTGCATGTGGAAAAACCTTATGCGCTG ATTGTTTTGAAGAATTGCCGAGACACACACTGTCATTACTGCTTGAAGGAACTACCAGCAGATACAGTCCCCTGTCTATCATGTTCAGTTCCACTGTACTGCTCCCAGCTTTGCCAAGTACATGCAGGAGGAAAAACAATGAGCTATTGCAATactaaagatggaattgatgAAAGTCTTCCTGACGATGTCAAAGAGCATATTACAGAGGTCGCTCTACATAGTCCTTCTGATCCAGATGCTGAGAGCTTTCCTGAACATAAACATGAATGCCTAGGTGTGAACTGGCCTACAGTATTGCCAACTGATATAGTTTTGGCTGGTCGATTACTAGCAAAATCTATATCTGAAATAGGTTCTATGGAGGGAACACTG GATCTTTCTCACAGTTATTCACAAATTAATCCAGAAGGCAAATTGGAATTGCATATATTTGCTATTGTACTGTTATGCTGTCTTCAACATTCTTTTGGCTTTGAACTTCCAATAAATGGAGTCTCGTTATCACAG GCCATCATACTTGTATCTCAAGTCAGAGTGAATGCCATGGCTGTTGTCCGAATGAAATCTGTCGATGCTCATTGCCCATCAGACCATTTAGTGAAGTTATCCCATAGTGGAGATGCTTTAACAAGTAGTGTGGAGCAG GTCCCAGTGGGTCAAGCAATTTATACAGCTGGAAGTTTGTTCAACCATTCTTGCCAGCCAAATGTCCATGCATATTTCCTTTCCCGTACACTCTTTATTCGCACAACAGAACATTTAGCTACAGGCTGTCCTCTGGAGCTGTCCTATGGTCCTCAa GTTGGCCAAAGGGACTGTAAAGACCGCCTCAAATTTCTACAAGACAAGTATTCATTTAGATGTCACTGCAATGGCTGTTCGATAGTAAATCTATCTGACCTGGTCCAGAATGCTTTTCGATGTATCGATCTTAATTGTGTTGGGGTAGTCTTGGACAGGTCCGTGATTAATTCTGAGATAAAGAAACTCAAGAACTTTCCTAGAGCTCCAGAAAGACAGAGATTAGACCTTTGTTTGCAG gTTGATGATTTAGCTCACCTTGCGCTTGAGCTAAGCAATGGCCCTCTGCATATTCAGCCTGGATGTTGTTTAAATTGTGGTTCTTATTGTGATCTGGAAGCTGTGCATGAAGGTATGAGGACAGCTTGGATTTATTTCAAAAG GTTGCAGGATGCAATagttgtaaaaaaaatttcaactaCTGTTATTACAGATGCTTCAAGAGCTCTTGGTGCTTTAAGGTCAATATTGCATGCATACAACAAGCACATTGCAGAG GCTGAAGACATTCTTGCACAAGCATTTTGTCTAGTAGAAGACTTTCAATCTGCAAGGGACCATTGTAGAGCATCAATCAAG CTATCAATGGGAGACCTTTCTGCTGTGGACAGCATAAATCGGCTAGGTGCAATATTTGAGCGGTATTTTGGATCACACGCAGACTTCATCTTCCCATATCTGCAAACGCTAAGAGAGAAGCTTGCAAATTAG
- the LOC8286055 gene encoding SET and MYND domain-containing protein 4 isoform X3, translating to MERLKSVIPDSIKQIIADSNPDVLPSTSSSLLHFLMNLSQFHQMIRDLVDPEAALCAKNKDAAMELKLKANKCYKSGDHATALACYSQALRIAPVDAFEMDKNLVATLYLNRASLFHKIGLLLECVRDCNRALQISPTYAKAWYRRGKANAGLGNYEYAVCDLNVAKNVELSFSGKKQIENELKIIAGQCAGSASRSFNHIDNSLGSFNLSCQMTHSEYKLLRVTTPDKGRGMASGCDIPQASLVHVEKPYALIVLKNCRDTHCHYCLKELPADTVPCLSCSVPLYCSQLCQVHAGGKTMSYCNTKDGIDESLPDDVKEHITEVALHSPSDPDAESFPEHKHECLGVNWPTVLPTDIVLAGRLLAKSISEIGSMEGTLDLSHSYSQINPEGKLELHIFAIVLLCCLQHSFGFELPINGVSLSQAIILVSQVRVNAMAVVRMKSVDAHCPSDHLVKLSHSGDALTSSVEQVPVGQAIYTAGSLFNHSCQPNVHAYFLSRTLFIRTTEHLATGCPLELSYGPQVGQRDCKDRLKFLQDKYSFRCHCNGCSIVNLSDLVQNAFRCIDLNCVGVVLDRSVINSEIKKLKNFPRAPERQRLDLCLQVDDLAHLALELSNGPLHIQPGCCLNCGSYCDLEAVHEGMRTAWIYFKRLQDAIVVKKISTTVITDASRALGALRSILHAYNKHIAEAEDILAQAFCLVEDFQSARDHCRASIKLIDMSIG from the exons ATGGAGAGGCTCAAGTCTGTCATACCTGACAGTATTAAACAGATAATTGCAGATAGCAATCCTGATGTACTTCCATCAACATCTTCTTCACTTCTTCACTTCCTCATGAACTTGTCACAGTTTCACCAG ATGATTAGAGATTTGGTAGACCCAGAGGCTGCTCTTTGTGCTAAGAACAAGGATGCAGCTATGGAATTGAAGCTAAAGGCCAACAAATGCTATAAGAGTGGCGACCATGCGACGGCTTTGGCTTGCTATTCCCAG GCATTGCGCATTGCTCCGGTAGATGCTTTTGAAATGGATAAAAATCTGGTTGCAACATTATATCTGAACCGGGCTTCTCTATTCCAT AAAATAGGGCTTCTACTGGAGTGTGTAAGAGATTGCAATCGTGCACTGCAAATTTCTCCAACCTATGCAAAG GCGTGGTACAGGAGGGGCAAGGCAAATGCTGGTTTAGGAAACTATGAATATGCAGTTTGTGACTTAAATGTTGCGAAAAATGTGGAGTTGTCATTTAGtggaaagaaacaaatagaaaatgaactGAAGATAATTGCAGGCCAATGTGCAGGCTCAGCCAGTAGATCATTTAACCATATTGATAATAGCTTGGGGAGCTTCA ATCTTTCATGCCAGATGACACACTCAGAATACAAGCTGTTACGTGTAACCACTCCAGACAAAGGAAGAGGCATGGCCTCAGGATGTGATATTCCTCAAGCTTCGTTGGTGCATGTGGAAAAACCTTATGCGCTG ATTGTTTTGAAGAATTGCCGAGACACACACTGTCATTACTGCTTGAAGGAACTACCAGCAGATACAGTCCCCTGTCTATCATGTTCAGTTCCACTGTACTGCTCCCAGCTTTGCCAAGTACATGCAGGAGGAAAAACAATGAGCTATTGCAATactaaagatggaattgatgAAAGTCTTCCTGACGATGTCAAAGAGCATATTACAGAGGTCGCTCTACATAGTCCTTCTGATCCAGATGCTGAGAGCTTTCCTGAACATAAACATGAATGCCTAGGTGTGAACTGGCCTACAGTATTGCCAACTGATATAGTTTTGGCTGGTCGATTACTAGCAAAATCTATATCTGAAATAGGTTCTATGGAGGGAACACTG GATCTTTCTCACAGTTATTCACAAATTAATCCAGAAGGCAAATTGGAATTGCATATATTTGCTATTGTACTGTTATGCTGTCTTCAACATTCTTTTGGCTTTGAACTTCCAATAAATGGAGTCTCGTTATCACAG GCCATCATACTTGTATCTCAAGTCAGAGTGAATGCCATGGCTGTTGTCCGAATGAAATCTGTCGATGCTCATTGCCCATCAGACCATTTAGTGAAGTTATCCCATAGTGGAGATGCTTTAACAAGTAGTGTGGAGCAG GTCCCAGTGGGTCAAGCAATTTATACAGCTGGAAGTTTGTTCAACCATTCTTGCCAGCCAAATGTCCATGCATATTTCCTTTCCCGTACACTCTTTATTCGCACAACAGAACATTTAGCTACAGGCTGTCCTCTGGAGCTGTCCTATGGTCCTCAa GTTGGCCAAAGGGACTGTAAAGACCGCCTCAAATTTCTACAAGACAAGTATTCATTTAGATGTCACTGCAATGGCTGTTCGATAGTAAATCTATCTGACCTGGTCCAGAATGCTTTTCGATGTATCGATCTTAATTGTGTTGGGGTAGTCTTGGACAGGTCCGTGATTAATTCTGAGATAAAGAAACTCAAGAACTTTCCTAGAGCTCCAGAAAGACAGAGATTAGACCTTTGTTTGCAG gTTGATGATTTAGCTCACCTTGCGCTTGAGCTAAGCAATGGCCCTCTGCATATTCAGCCTGGATGTTGTTTAAATTGTGGTTCTTATTGTGATCTGGAAGCTGTGCATGAAGGTATGAGGACAGCTTGGATTTATTTCAAAAG GTTGCAGGATGCAATagttgtaaaaaaaatttcaactaCTGTTATTACAGATGCTTCAAGAGCTCTTGGTGCTTTAAGGTCAATATTGCATGCATACAACAAGCACATTGCAGAG GCTGAAGACATTCTTGCACAAGCATTTTGTCTAGTAGAAGACTTTCAATCTGCAAGGGACCATTGTAGAGCATCAATCAAG CTAATTGATATGAGTATTGGATAA
- the LOC8286055 gene encoding uncharacterized protein LOC8286055 isoform X1 has translation MERLKSVIPDSIKQIIADSNPDVLPSTSSSLLHFLMNLSQFHQMIRDLVDPEAALCAKNKDAAMELKLKANKCYKSGDHATALACYSQALRIAPVDAFEMDKNLVATLYLNRASLFHKIGLLLECVRDCNRALQISPTYAKAWYRRGKANAGLGNYEYAVCDLNVAKNVELSFSGKKQIENELKIIAGQCAGSASRSFNHIDNSLGSFNLSCQMTHSEYKLLRVTTPDKGRGMASGCDIPQASLVHVEKPYALIVLKNCRDTHCHYCLKELPADTVPCLSCSVPLYCSQLCQVHAGGKTMSYCNTKDGIDESLPDDVKEHITEVALHSPSDPDAESFPEHKHECLGVNWPTVLPTDIVLAGRLLAKSISEIGSMEGTLDLSHSYSQINPEGKLELHIFAIVLLCCLQHSFGFELPINGVSLSQAIILVSQVRVNAMAVVRMKSVDAHCPSDHLVKLSHSGDALTSSVEQVPVGQAIYTAGSLFNHSCQPNVHAYFLSRTLFIRTTEHLATGCPLELSYGPQVGQRDCKDRLKFLQDKYSFRCHCNGCSIVNLSDLVQNAFRCIDLNCVGVVLDRSVINSEIKKLKNFPRAPERQRLDLCLQVDDLAHLALELSNGPLHIQPGCCLNCGSYCDLEAVHEGMRTAWIYFKRLQDAIVVKKISTTVITDASRALGALRSILHAYNKHIAEAEDILAQAFCLVEDFQSARDHCRASIKILEMLYGPDHIVIGYELIKLSTIQLSMGDLSAVDSINRLGAIFERYFGSHADFIFPYLQTLREKLAN, from the exons ATGGAGAGGCTCAAGTCTGTCATACCTGACAGTATTAAACAGATAATTGCAGATAGCAATCCTGATGTACTTCCATCAACATCTTCTTCACTTCTTCACTTCCTCATGAACTTGTCACAGTTTCACCAG ATGATTAGAGATTTGGTAGACCCAGAGGCTGCTCTTTGTGCTAAGAACAAGGATGCAGCTATGGAATTGAAGCTAAAGGCCAACAAATGCTATAAGAGTGGCGACCATGCGACGGCTTTGGCTTGCTATTCCCAG GCATTGCGCATTGCTCCGGTAGATGCTTTTGAAATGGATAAAAATCTGGTTGCAACATTATATCTGAACCGGGCTTCTCTATTCCAT AAAATAGGGCTTCTACTGGAGTGTGTAAGAGATTGCAATCGTGCACTGCAAATTTCTCCAACCTATGCAAAG GCGTGGTACAGGAGGGGCAAGGCAAATGCTGGTTTAGGAAACTATGAATATGCAGTTTGTGACTTAAATGTTGCGAAAAATGTGGAGTTGTCATTTAGtggaaagaaacaaatagaaaatgaactGAAGATAATTGCAGGCCAATGTGCAGGCTCAGCCAGTAGATCATTTAACCATATTGATAATAGCTTGGGGAGCTTCA ATCTTTCATGCCAGATGACACACTCAGAATACAAGCTGTTACGTGTAACCACTCCAGACAAAGGAAGAGGCATGGCCTCAGGATGTGATATTCCTCAAGCTTCGTTGGTGCATGTGGAAAAACCTTATGCGCTG ATTGTTTTGAAGAATTGCCGAGACACACACTGTCATTACTGCTTGAAGGAACTACCAGCAGATACAGTCCCCTGTCTATCATGTTCAGTTCCACTGTACTGCTCCCAGCTTTGCCAAGTACATGCAGGAGGAAAAACAATGAGCTATTGCAATactaaagatggaattgatgAAAGTCTTCCTGACGATGTCAAAGAGCATATTACAGAGGTCGCTCTACATAGTCCTTCTGATCCAGATGCTGAGAGCTTTCCTGAACATAAACATGAATGCCTAGGTGTGAACTGGCCTACAGTATTGCCAACTGATATAGTTTTGGCTGGTCGATTACTAGCAAAATCTATATCTGAAATAGGTTCTATGGAGGGAACACTG GATCTTTCTCACAGTTATTCACAAATTAATCCAGAAGGCAAATTGGAATTGCATATATTTGCTATTGTACTGTTATGCTGTCTTCAACATTCTTTTGGCTTTGAACTTCCAATAAATGGAGTCTCGTTATCACAG GCCATCATACTTGTATCTCAAGTCAGAGTGAATGCCATGGCTGTTGTCCGAATGAAATCTGTCGATGCTCATTGCCCATCAGACCATTTAGTGAAGTTATCCCATAGTGGAGATGCTTTAACAAGTAGTGTGGAGCAG GTCCCAGTGGGTCAAGCAATTTATACAGCTGGAAGTTTGTTCAACCATTCTTGCCAGCCAAATGTCCATGCATATTTCCTTTCCCGTACACTCTTTATTCGCACAACAGAACATTTAGCTACAGGCTGTCCTCTGGAGCTGTCCTATGGTCCTCAa GTTGGCCAAAGGGACTGTAAAGACCGCCTCAAATTTCTACAAGACAAGTATTCATTTAGATGTCACTGCAATGGCTGTTCGATAGTAAATCTATCTGACCTGGTCCAGAATGCTTTTCGATGTATCGATCTTAATTGTGTTGGGGTAGTCTTGGACAGGTCCGTGATTAATTCTGAGATAAAGAAACTCAAGAACTTTCCTAGAGCTCCAGAAAGACAGAGATTAGACCTTTGTTTGCAG gTTGATGATTTAGCTCACCTTGCGCTTGAGCTAAGCAATGGCCCTCTGCATATTCAGCCTGGATGTTGTTTAAATTGTGGTTCTTATTGTGATCTGGAAGCTGTGCATGAAGGTATGAGGACAGCTTGGATTTATTTCAAAAG GTTGCAGGATGCAATagttgtaaaaaaaatttcaactaCTGTTATTACAGATGCTTCAAGAGCTCTTGGTGCTTTAAGGTCAATATTGCATGCATACAACAAGCACATTGCAGAG GCTGAAGACATTCTTGCACAAGCATTTTGTCTAGTAGAAGACTTTCAATCTGCAAGGGACCATTGTAGAGCATCAATCAAG ATACTTGAAATGCTTTATGGCCCAGATCATATTGTCATTGGATATGAATTGATCAAGCTTTCAACCATTCAGCTATCAATGGGAGACCTTTCTGCTGTGGACAGCATAAATCGGCTAGGTGCAATATTTGAGCGGTATTTTGGATCACACGCAGACTTCATCTTCCCATATCTGCAAACGCTAAGAGAGAAGCTTGCAAATTAG
- the LOC125369221 gene encoding F-box protein CPR1-like, with the protein MTHVPEDIAIDILLRLPVKPLLRFKCVSKTWYSLISDPCFIKSHLQLSNNHKKFVVNGSSLRGNRTNHAPYFYSVSGESAQVSVLPLRDPFLNKHLILCSCDGLLLLTTNYGSRRNHLILRNPSTRESRQLPMGGHRSPPARTTHYQLCYVSSTDDYKVIQHEFHPLRRDFRVLSLKSNCWRKVKGFNYDLRLRSCINLNGALHWLLPAISDRKIVSFSLAEETFMEMGLPRFDISAGDVVVMNLGVLQGCLCLSQTVVTPTRGYKPRPAHLPWNWLSHEVEAASVNVWSMKEYGDTTSWTKLIAIPQVPLRDCKAISPDSPFPFLEEAVFTMDQRLQNSILVPYDLEENEFETAGRQMYQLQAELAFVESLVSPNC; encoded by the coding sequence ATGACTCATGTACCCGAAGATATTGCCATCGACATACTCTTGAGGCTCCCTGTCAAGCCTCTACTGCGTTTCAAGTGTGTATCAAAAACATGGTATTCCCTGATCTCCGATCCTTGCTTCATTAAATCACATCTCCAATTATCCAATAACCACAAGAAATTTGTTGTCAACGGATCATCCCTGCGCGGGAACAGGACCAACCATGCACCATATTTCTATTCTGTTTCAGGAGAATCTGCACAAGTTAGTGTATTACCCTTAAGAGACCCTTTTTTGAACAAACACCTGATTTTGTGTTCTTGTGATGGCTTGTTACTGCTAACCACTAATTATGGATCAAGAAGGAACCATCTGATCTTACGGAACCCTTCAACTAGAGAGTCTCGCCAGTTGCCTATGGGCGGCCATCGTTCTCCACCAGCGCGCACCACTCATTATCAGTTATGTTATGTTTCATCCACCGATGACTACAAGGTGATACAACATGAATTTCATCCGTTGCGGAGAGATTTCAGAGTCCTTTCTCTGAAATCAAACTGTTGGCGAAAGGTTAAAGGTTTTAACTACGACTTGAGATTAAGGAGTTGCATAAACCTGAATGGAGCTCTGCACTGGCTGCTACCTGCTATATCAGATCGCAAGATTGTCAGCTTTTCCTTGGCAGAAGAGACGTTCATGGAGATGGGTCTTCCCAGGTTTGATATTTCTGCAGGCGATGTGGTTGTGATGAACTTGGGTGTCTTGCAAGGCTGCCTTTGTCTGTCTCAGACAGTAGTGACCCCGACCAGAGGTTACAAACCTCGTCCTGCACATCTTCCTTGGAATTGGCTTTCGCATGAAGTCGAAGCTGCTTCTGTGAATGTTTGGTCAATGAAAGAATATGGGGACACAACCTCTTGGACCAAACTCATAGCCATTCCCCAGGTACCTCTGAGGGATTGTAAGGCAATTTCACCAGATTCGCCCTTTCCTTTTCTGGAGGAAGCTGTTTTTACCATGGATCAAAGGcttcaaaattctatattgGTTCCATATGATTTGGAGGAAAATGAGTTTGAGACTGCTGGCCGGCAGATGTATCAGTTGCAGGCAGAACTTGCATTTGTGGAGAGTTTGGTTTCACCAAATTGTTAA
- the LOC8286052 gene encoding alpha-ketoglutarate-dependent dioxygenase alkB homolog 6 isoform X3 produces the protein MPHQDGPAYFPVVAILSLGSPVVMDFIPHSRLRASADTVTNNGENKRADEEALEIEKDKWTDNNHPFSLLLMPRSLLIFKDNAYSDYLHGIKDGQLHHYDKAINDTEALVSNKADQTFASEKAVQIMENDTNKVIYRTRNRVSLTCRTVLKVHKNLFKF, from the exons ATG CCACATCAGGATGGGCCTGCTTATTTTCCTGTAGTAGCTATTCTTTCTCTTGGATCACCCGTTGTTATGGATTTTATTCCACATTCAAGGTTAAGAGCAAGCGCAGATACAGTGACAAATAATGGTGAAAATAAAAGAGCAGATGAAGAAGCTTTAGAGATTGAGAAGGATAAGTGGACGGATAATAACCATCCTTTTTCTCTCCTATTGATGCCTCGTAGTCTACTGATATTTAAGGATAATGCCTATTCAG ATTACCTGCATGGTATAAAAGATGGTCAGCTGCATCATTATGATAAG GCCATAAATGATACAGAAGCTTTGGTAAGCAATAAAGCCGATCAAACTTTTGCATCGGAGAAAGCTGTGCAAATAATGGAAAATGACACTAATAAGGTCATCTACCGGACAAGGAATAGAGTTTCATTGACTTGTCGAACAGTGTTGAAGGTTCACAAGAATTTGTTCAAATTTTAG
- the LOC8286052 gene encoding alpha-ketoglutarate-dependent dioxygenase alkB homolog 6 isoform X2: MPLFVMQPHQDGPAYFPVVAILSLGSPVVMDFIPHSRLRASADTVTNNGENKRADEEALEIEKDKWTDNNHPFSLLLMPRSLLIFKDNAYSDYLHGIKDGQLHHYDKAINDTEALVSNKADQTFASEKAVQIMENDTNKVIYRTRNRVSLTCRTVLKVHKNLFKF; encoded by the exons ATGCCACTGTTTGTCATGCAGCCACATCAGGATGGGCCTGCTTATTTTCCTGTAGTAGCTATTCTTTCTCTTGGATCACCCGTTGTTATGGATTTTATTCCACATTCAAGGTTAAGAGCAAGCGCAGATACAGTGACAAATAATGGTGAAAATAAAAGAGCAGATGAAGAAGCTTTAGAGATTGAGAAGGATAAGTGGACGGATAATAACCATCCTTTTTCTCTCCTATTGATGCCTCGTAGTCTACTGATATTTAAGGATAATGCCTATTCAG ATTACCTGCATGGTATAAAAGATGGTCAGCTGCATCATTATGATAAG GCCATAAATGATACAGAAGCTTTGGTAAGCAATAAAGCCGATCAAACTTTTGCATCGGAGAAAGCTGTGCAAATAATGGAAAATGACACTAATAAGGTCATCTACCGGACAAGGAATAGAGTTTCATTGACTTGTCGAACAGTGTTGAAGGTTCACAAGAATTTGTTCAAATTTTAG
- the LOC8286052 gene encoding alpha-ketoglutarate-dependent dioxygenase alkB homolog 6 isoform X1 has translation MEGNLNKLQVGDLPTLIYKPDFITPNEESHLLDKIYEAPVSKWKSLKNRRLQNWGGVVHEKGLLPQDLPAWLTKITQRISEASGLFPLAINHVLINEYLPDQGIMPHQDGPAYFPVVAILSLGSPVVMDFIPHSRLRASADTVTNNGENKRADEEALEIEKDKWTDNNHPFSLLLMPRSLLIFKDNAYSDYLHGIKDGQLHHYDKAINDTEALVSNKADQTFASEKAVQIMENDTNKVIYRTRNRVSLTCRTVLKVHKNLFKF, from the exons ATGGAAggaaatttgaataaactTCAAGTGGGGGATCTACCTACTTTGATTTACAAGCCTGATTTTATCACTCCGAATGAAGAATCCCATCTCCTAGATAAG ATTTATGAAGCGCCTGTATCCAAGTGGAAATCTTTGAAGAATAGGAGACTTCAAAATTGGG GTGGTGTTGTCCATGAGAAGGGTCTTCTACCACAAGACT TGCCTGCTTGGTTAACAAAGATTACACAAAGAATAAGTGAAGCATCGGGACTATTCCCCTTGGCAATCAATCATGTTCTGATCAATGAATACCTGCCTGACCAGGGAATAATG CCACATCAGGATGGGCCTGCTTATTTTCCTGTAGTAGCTATTCTTTCTCTTGGATCACCCGTTGTTATGGATTTTATTCCACATTCAAGGTTAAGAGCAAGCGCAGATACAGTGACAAATAATGGTGAAAATAAAAGAGCAGATGAAGAAGCTTTAGAGATTGAGAAGGATAAGTGGACGGATAATAACCATCCTTTTTCTCTCCTATTGATGCCTCGTAGTCTACTGATATTTAAGGATAATGCCTATTCAG ATTACCTGCATGGTATAAAAGATGGTCAGCTGCATCATTATGATAAG GCCATAAATGATACAGAAGCTTTGGTAAGCAATAAAGCCGATCAAACTTTTGCATCGGAGAAAGCTGTGCAAATAATGGAAAATGACACTAATAAGGTCATCTACCGGACAAGGAATAGAGTTTCATTGACTTGTCGAACAGTGTTGAAGGTTCACAAGAATTTGTTCAAATTTTAG